Proteins encoded by one window of Geoalkalibacter sp.:
- a CDS encoding FAD/NAD(P)-binding protein, with amino-acid sequence MTLDFVPRTAILEEIDRQVPDHHLFRFRLPNAFPIAPGQFAELTIPGIGGFAVSTAAFAAGPLFHACIRRIGRVTDALYRLPLGARVGLRGPFGKGFPLEEFLGRDVLLIAGGLGMAPLRALLQALVARRGEIGRLSLLYGAHDPRVILFKDELNALARQGLLDLHYTVDFAAEIPWRIGGIACQVGLLPQLLDTVRLRPERTVAAVCGPPGLYRCVLDELAGFGLAEEAIFASLERRMRCGIGQCCHCAVAGVYVCRDGPVFSLAQLRRMEGAI; translated from the coding sequence ATGACCCTTGATTTTGTGCCCCGGACGGCGATTCTTGAAGAGATCGACCGGCAGGTGCCGGATCATCATCTGTTTCGTTTTCGCCTGCCCAATGCCTTCCCCATCGCCCCCGGCCAGTTCGCCGAATTGACGATCCCCGGCATCGGCGGATTTGCCGTTTCCACCGCGGCCTTTGCCGCCGGTCCACTTTTCCATGCATGCATCCGGCGTATCGGTCGGGTGACCGATGCCCTCTATCGCCTGCCCCTTGGCGCAAGGGTCGGGCTGCGTGGGCCTTTCGGCAAGGGGTTTCCCCTGGAGGAATTTCTCGGGCGCGATGTGCTGCTGATTGCCGGCGGCCTGGGCATGGCGCCCTTGCGCGCTCTGCTGCAGGCCCTGGTGGCGCGACGCGGGGAGATCGGTCGCTTGAGCCTGTTGTACGGTGCGCATGACCCGCGGGTTATTTTGTTCAAGGATGAACTGAACGCTCTGGCGCGGCAGGGCCTGCTCGATCTGCACTACACGGTGGACTTCGCCGCCGAAATTCCCTGGCGGATCGGCGGCATTGCCTGCCAGGTGGGGCTACTGCCGCAATTGCTCGACACCGTGCGGTTACGCCCCGAGCGCACGGTGGCGGCGGTGTGCGGGCCGCCGGGCCTGTATCGCTGCGTTCTCGACGAGTTGGCCGGCTTTGGCCTGGCGGAGGAAGCCATCTTCGCCAGTCTGGAGCGGCGCATGCGCTGCGGCATCGGTCAGTGTTGCCACTGCGCGGTGGCGGGCGTCTATGTGTGCCGCGACGGGCCGGTGTTCAGCCTGGCGCAGTTGCGCCGGATGGAAGGAGCGATCTGA
- a CDS encoding Ni/Fe hydrogenase subunit alpha: MKRLCLDPLTRVEGHGRVELELENGRLSAARVALTESPRFFEGFLPGRPALEVPSLVCRICAICSGAHRVAAVRALEQAWQVQVPPVAARIRELLLLGGLIESHALHLFCLILPDLHAVDSILALLRQDQRIARRGLALKAFGNQVQELAGGRVIHPVNVEPGGVLFFPDPAALARLAEAAARWQDELPELLAVFGEAWRFPAAAAPVGRSLSIAPSDIPRLSGERLRVAGVGDVDAAHYGRLIQEQTLSHSHARRSLCQGEPLLAGALARARNGLHPSEPDAAGPTGIHGNNGCQARELVHALAQVRTLAEELLAEPRDIPLRAAVRVAPGSGTGLVEAPRGLLIHHYGVDDLGRIAAADILTPTAINQAAMEAQLLADLAEIEDEVALSSVAERIVRAYDPCISCAVHVLRK; the protein is encoded by the coding sequence ATGAAACGGTTATGCCTTGACCCCCTGACCCGCGTCGAGGGCCACGGCCGGGTCGAGCTTGAACTGGAAAATGGGCGACTGAGCGCCGCGCGCGTCGCTCTGACCGAATCCCCGCGCTTTTTTGAGGGTTTTCTGCCGGGACGCCCCGCCCTGGAGGTGCCGTCCCTGGTCTGTCGCATCTGCGCCATCTGCTCCGGTGCCCATCGCGTGGCCGCGGTCCGCGCTCTGGAGCAGGCCTGGCAGGTGCAGGTCCCGCCGGTCGCCGCGCGGATTCGCGAACTGCTGCTGCTCGGAGGCCTCATTGAAAGTCATGCCCTGCATCTGTTCTGCCTGATCCTGCCCGATCTCCATGCGGTGGACAGCATCCTCGCCCTGCTGCGGCAAGACCAGCGGATTGCCCGCCGCGGGCTGGCGCTCAAGGCCTTCGGCAACCAGGTGCAGGAACTGGCCGGGGGCCGCGTGATCCATCCCGTCAATGTGGAGCCGGGGGGCGTATTGTTCTTTCCCGATCCCGCTGCCCTGGCCCGCCTGGCCGAGGCGGCCGCGCGCTGGCAGGACGAGCTGCCGGAGTTGCTGGCGGTGTTCGGCGAGGCATGGCGCTTTCCCGCCGCCGCCGCGCCCGTCGGCCGCAGTCTCTCCATTGCGCCCTCCGACATCCCGAGGCTGAGCGGCGAGCGGTTGCGCGTGGCCGGAGTCGGCGACGTCGACGCGGCGCACTACGGACGGCTCATTCAGGAACAGACCCTGTCCCATTCCCATGCGCGCCGCTCCCTGTGCCAGGGCGAACCCTTGCTGGCCGGCGCCCTGGCCCGCGCCCGTAATGGTCTCCATCCGTCCGAGCCCGACGCGGCCGGGCCGACGGGCATCCATGGCAACAACGGGTGTCAGGCTCGGGAGCTTGTCCATGCGCTGGCGCAGGTGCGCACGCTGGCCGAGGAGCTGTTGGCGGAACCCCGGGATATCCCCTTGCGCGCGGCGGTGCGCGTCGCCCCCGGCTCCGGCACCGGTTTGGTGGAGGCACCGCGCGGTCTGCTGATCCATCATTACGGCGTGGATGACCTGGGACGCATCGCCGCTGCCGACATCCTCACCCCGACGGCGATCAATCAGGCGGCCATGGAGGCGCAACTGCTGGCGGATCTGGCGGAAATCGAGGACGAGGTAGCGCTTTCCAGCGTGGCCGAGCGTATTGTGCGGGCCTATGACCCCTGCATCAGCTGCGCGGTGCACGTGCTGCGGAAATGA
- a CDS encoding putative nucleotidyltransferase substrate binding domain-containing protein, whose translation MGLSQQLKETEPFNHLPAELFEDLQQAAELRSYAPNTYVFHQNEPPTGYLYVIREGLVEITLMNPGGVEMVVDYRQEGQFFGATPIFSEDPYSAGARTVRKTECYLIPAERIRRLAREYPQVSAYFTRIVLSRVRNLYAEIVSDHSQKALTQMEAYPFKKRLSEIMSSPPVTCRPEDSAREVARRLTEAGISAILVLSEQGRLQGIITERDLVSKVLAPRDSDPDSLTARAVMTPQVQGLSPDTYMFEAMAYMTANRLRHLPVLDRDEVVGIVTLRDLMRFRSQKAMLLVGNARQARDFVALAAVRREIATVARTLLSETRATPDVMEILSYIHHTIIRRTFDLCLEQMRAEGIPQPEIRYCFLIMGSGGRREMLLHPDQDNGFVFEDFPDERLPEVEAFFLPLADKLVKALDEVGYPLCSGQVMVDNPLWRGRLRDWRARIHDWVNEPEPQKVRYSSIFFDFVPMAGDGTLAQDLREIVHQQIRSFQGFLYHMMSLDLRYRVPVGLLGRFLTEKSGPHKGELSLKHGGTVYIVDCVRMFALERELTEITTLERLDALVKRNVFSAETAEHIRAAFEALSFLRLRNELILLDQGLPPSHHLNPHSLSKTEQDLLRESFNAVSKLQDATKRHFARTPF comes from the coding sequence ATGGGCCTCAGCCAGCAACTCAAGGAAACCGAACCCTTCAACCACCTGCCCGCTGAGCTCTTCGAGGATCTGCAACAGGCGGCGGAGTTGCGCAGCTATGCGCCCAACACCTATGTCTTTCACCAAAACGAACCGCCCACGGGTTATCTCTACGTCATCCGCGAAGGCCTGGTGGAAATCACCCTGATGAACCCCGGCGGCGTGGAGATGGTCGTCGACTATCGCCAGGAAGGCCAGTTTTTCGGCGCGACTCCGATCTTTTCCGAGGACCCTTACAGTGCCGGGGCGCGCACGGTGCGCAAGACCGAGTGCTATCTGATTCCCGCCGAGCGTATTCGCCGCCTCGCGCGCGAATACCCGCAGGTCAGCGCCTATTTCACCCGCATCGTCCTGTCGCGGGTGCGCAACCTCTACGCGGAGATCGTCTCGGACCATTCCCAAAAGGCCCTCACCCAGATGGAGGCCTATCCCTTCAAGAAACGTCTCTCCGAGATCATGTCCTCGCCCCCGGTCACCTGTCGCCCCGAGGACAGCGCCCGCGAGGTGGCGCGGCGCCTGACCGAAGCCGGGATCAGCGCGATCCTGGTGCTCAGTGAGCAAGGCCGACTCCAGGGCATCATTACCGAGCGCGATCTGGTGAGCAAGGTGCTGGCGCCTCGGGACAGCGATCCCGACAGCCTCACCGCCAGGGCGGTGATGACGCCGCAGGTGCAGGGTCTGTCGCCCGACACCTATATGTTCGAGGCCATGGCCTACATGACGGCGAACCGCCTGCGTCACCTGCCGGTGCTCGACCGCGATGAAGTGGTGGGCATCGTCACCCTGCGCGACCTCATGCGTTTTCGCAGCCAAAAGGCCATGCTGCTGGTGGGCAATGCGCGCCAGGCGCGGGATTTCGTCGCCCTGGCCGCGGTACGGCGTGAAATCGCCACCGTGGCGCGCACCCTACTGTCCGAAACCCGCGCCACGCCGGATGTCATGGAGATCCTCTCCTACATCCACCACACCATCATCCGCCGCACTTTTGATTTGTGCCTGGAGCAGATGCGCGCCGAAGGAATCCCGCAGCCCGAGATCCGCTACTGTTTTCTGATCATGGGCAGCGGCGGCCGCCGCGAGATGCTACTGCATCCGGATCAGGACAACGGTTTTGTGTTCGAGGATTTTCCAGATGAGCGCCTGCCCGAGGTGGAGGCCTTCTTCCTGCCCCTCGCCGATAAGCTGGTCAAGGCTCTCGATGAGGTGGGCTATCCGCTGTGCAGCGGCCAGGTCATGGTCGACAACCCTCTGTGGCGGGGGCGCCTGCGCGACTGGCGGGCGCGCATTCACGACTGGGTCAACGAGCCCGAGCCACAGAAGGTGCGCTATTCCTCCATCTTCTTCGACTTCGTGCCCATGGCGGGCGACGGCACCCTGGCCCAGGATCTGCGCGAGATCGTGCATCAGCAGATCCGCTCCTTCCAGGGCTTTCTCTATCACATGATGTCGCTCGATCTGCGCTATCGCGTGCCCGTCGGCCTGCTGGGGCGCTTTCTCACGGAAAAGAGCGGACCCCATAAGGGCGAACTCTCCCTCAAGCACGGCGGGACGGTGTACATCGTCGACTGCGTGCGCATGTTCGCCCTGGAGCGCGAACTCACGGAAATCACGACCCTGGAACGCCTTGATGCCCTGGTCAAGCGCAACGTCTTCTCAGCGGAAACCGCCGAGCACATCCGCGCGGCTTTCGAGGCTCTAAGCTTTCTGCGCCTGCGCAATGAGCTCATTCTGCTCGATCAGGGCCTGCCCCCCAGCCACCATCTCAATCCCCACAGTCTGTCCAAGACCGAGCAGGATCTGTTGCGCGAATCCTTCAATGCGGTGAGCAAGCTGCAGGACGCCACCAAGCGCCACTTCGCCCGCACGCCTTTCTAG